AAGTTTTATTTAAAAGTTTTTTATCAAATAGATTTGGAGTGCAGTTTTTGTGAAAAAATTGATAGAATTTAAAAAGGTCGTTTGCGTTTAATCCAGGTGGGTAGTTGAATAGGTTAGAGACAACTCCCAATTGCTTGCGTTGTGGAATAATATTGTTGTGGTATGGGATGTTGTTATTTTGTGCTTTGACATTGTAGTCTTCTCTAATGCCTAGAATAGTGTTGATAAGCGTTGATTTTCCAGCACCATTTGTGCCAATAATGGCTGTACTAGTATGACTTTTAAATGAAAAATCTTGTATATTTAAAGCGTTTTTAAACATGGTTTTTGGGTGTATGCTGATGTTAGAAATCATAAAATCCCCTTATTAGAAATGACTTAAATCCCATTTAAGGTTATTATATTCAAATGATGGTTTTATTTAGTGCAGTGTTACTAAAAAATTAACTGATCTCTATTAAAACGAGCCAAAAGCGTTACTGATAGATACGCTCTAAGCGAGTGAAACGATTTTAAAAAGCGTTCCAACTCCAAAAAATAGACAAAGCCACGGCTTTAAATAAGAAAGACCCTAAAAGAGAAACGGAGCTTTTGATTTTCCATTCTCAAAACCCTAAATACCCTCTCATTTTTTGTCCGTTATTGGCTTATGGGTGTTTTAGCATATAAAATTCCAACGCTTTTTCAAAGAGAAGCGAGCGATTAGGAAAACCTTTCTCTTTCATGTATTCATCCACTTTAGCCATAAAACTAGGCGAAAGTAAAACGCTGTGATTGATTCTTCGCTCTTTACTTGTTTTTTCTTCGTATTCTATCTCTTCTATTTCGGCTAACAAACTGGGTGAGAGCGAAATGTTAAAACTGCTCTTTCGTTCACTGCTCACTTTTATTTCTGCTTCTAATTCGGCTAATTCGGTTAGCAACCTTTTGCGTTTGGCTTGTAAAGCCTGAATGGTTGTGTGCGCTTTATGGTGTTCCATTATTGCTCCTTAAAACATCTTTATTGTTCGCATTCTACTATAAAATAGGATTTTGTGAGTAAATTCATTAAGAATGAAAATTGGAATTTTTCTTTAGAATTTAACCGAGTGTTAAACATCAAATTTTAAAACAAACTATAAAAGAGTTTAATTTCAATCCAATTTTTTAAGGCGCTTTAATAATTCTTCTTCATTCAAAACGCTCACGCCATGTTTTTGTGCTAGAGCGAGTTTTGAGCCGGGGTTTTCTCCAGCGATTAAAAAATCGGTTTTAGCGCTCACGCTTGAAGAAATTTTTGCCCCTAAATTTTCTAACATTTGAGCGTATTCTTGCCGTGGTTTAGAAAGCGTGCCGGTTAAAACAATCGTTTTATGATTGAAAACAGAAGAGCTTTTTTGCTTTTCTTCAGCCATATCGCTGTTTTTAGGGTTCAACAACTCAAATAACGATCGGATAAATTCCTGATTGCTCGCATAAAAATTGACTAAAGAGTGCGCCATTTCCACCCCAAAGC
The Helicobacter pylori genome window above contains:
- a CDS encoding ATP-binding cassette domain-containing protein: MISNISIHPKTMFKNALNIQDFSFKSHTSTAIIGTNGAGKSTLINTILGIREDYNVKAQNNNIPYHNNIIPQRKQLGVVSNLFNYPPGLNANDLFKFYQFFHKNCTPNLFDKKLLNKTYESLSDGQKQRLKIDLALSHHPQLVIMDEPETSLEQNALIRLSNLISLRNTQQLTSIIATHDPIVLDSCEWVLFLKNGNIAQYKPLNSILKSVAKTFNFKEKPTTKDLLALLKDI